A genomic stretch from Candidatus Omnitrophota bacterium includes:
- a CDS encoding UDP-glucose/GDP-mannose dehydrogenase family protein has product MKVSVIGTGYVGLTTGVCLADLGHTVLCVDNNAEKIAGLKKGISPIFEPGMEELLEKGMKSGRLGFVDDIAGAVKQGEIIFICVNTPSREDGKAELKYVEKVAKEVAANLDGNYRVIVDKSTVPVKTAEKVRETIERYGTEGIKFDVVSNPEFLREGTAIKDTMEPDRIVIGSDSEKATKKMLELYKPLIDRTGAPVRLVSVRSAELIKHGANTFLAMKISFANLIAQVCEEAGADALEVLDAIGLDERIGSRFLTPGIGFGGSCFPKDIAAFNRTLGILGVDSSLVRAVEQINKSAWQRFIHKVEKELWVLDGKVIGVLGLAFKPDTDDIRNAPAFKIIEELREKGSVIRVYDPKAMDRARVEYPDLEFCGDPYAVVKGAEALLVCTEWEEFKTLDLGRVKELMQVPIIFDGRNIFDKNAAEKAGFRYFGIGRA; this is encoded by the coding sequence TTGAAAGTATCCGTAATAGGAACCGGATATGTCGGGCTTACGACCGGTGTGTGCCTGGCGGATTTGGGGCATACCGTGCTATGTGTAGACAATAACGCCGAAAAGATCGCCGGGCTCAAGAAAGGCATATCGCCGATATTCGAGCCGGGCATGGAGGAACTCCTGGAAAAGGGGATGAAGTCGGGACGCCTGGGTTTCGTGGACGACATAGCGGGGGCCGTCAAGCAAGGGGAGATAATATTCATTTGTGTCAACACCCCGTCGAGGGAGGACGGCAAGGCGGAGCTCAAGTACGTGGAAAAAGTGGCCAAGGAAGTGGCCGCTAACCTGGACGGGAACTACAGGGTCATCGTGGACAAAAGCACCGTACCGGTAAAAACGGCGGAAAAGGTCAGGGAGACCATAGAACGGTACGGAACGGAAGGTATCAAGTTCGATGTGGTGTCGAACCCGGAATTCCTCAGGGAAGGGACCGCGATCAAGGATACCATGGAACCGGACCGGATAGTCATAGGATCGGACTCCGAAAAGGCCACGAAAAAGATGCTGGAGCTTTATAAACCGCTCATAGACAGGACCGGCGCTCCAGTAAGGCTTGTATCCGTGCGCAGCGCGGAACTTATCAAGCACGGCGCCAATACTTTCCTCGCGATGAAGATATCATTCGCCAACCTCATCGCCCAGGTATGTGAAGAGGCGGGCGCGGACGCCCTTGAGGTCCTTGACGCCATAGGTCTGGACGAGCGCATCGGCAGCCGTTTCCTGACGCCCGGCATAGGGTTCGGGGGAAGCTGTTTTCCTAAGGACATAGCGGCGTTCAACCGCACACTGGGTATTCTCGGCGTGGACAGTTCCCTTGTGCGCGCCGTCGAACAGATCAACAAAAGCGCCTGGCAGAGGTTCATCCATAAGGTAGAAAAAGAGCTCTGGGTGCTTGATGGGAAAGTGATAGGCGTACTGGGCCTTGCCTTTAAGCCCGACACCGACGATATACGTAACGCTCCCGCGTTCAAGATCATCGAGGAGCTTAGAGAGAAAGGTTCCGTTATCAGGGTCTATGACCCAAAGGCGATGGACAGGGCCCGCGTCGAATATCCTGACCTCGAGTTCTGCGGTGACCCGTATGCCGTAGTTAAGGGGGCTGAAGCGCTTCTTGTGTGTACGGAATGGGAAGAGTTCAAGACGCTGGACCTCGGCAGGGTGAAGGAACTTATGCAGGTCCCGATCATCTTTGACGGCCGCAACATTTTCGACAAGAACGCGGCGGAAAAAGCCGGGTTCAGGTATTTCGGCATAGGCAGGGCATAA
- a CDS encoding response regulator transcription factor: MSKEKILIVEDDRNISNLVKYNLEKAGYACLASFSGEDALSRIEREKIDLIVLDIMLPEIDGLEVCRRVKGAKATCNVPVVMLTAKGEEVDRIVGLELGADDYIVKPFSPRELVLRVKAILKRASGEGGTEVETLEAGRIKIDVPCHKVTVDGKEAILTPMEFKLLLTLMERAGRVQSRERLLNDVWDISSDVTTRTIDTHIKRLREKLGKSGKAIETVRGIGYRFKKGN, translated from the coding sequence ATGTCCAAAGAGAAGATACTTATAGTGGAAGACGACCGCAATATCTCCAATCTCGTGAAATATAACCTGGAAAAAGCGGGTTACGCCTGCCTGGCCAGTTTCTCCGGGGAGGATGCTCTTTCGCGGATCGAGCGCGAGAAAATCGACCTTATAGTGCTTGATATCATGCTGCCGGAGATCGATGGGCTTGAGGTGTGCCGCAGGGTGAAGGGTGCAAAGGCGACTTGTAATGTGCCTGTGGTCATGTTGACCGCCAAGGGCGAGGAAGTGGACCGCATAGTGGGGTTGGAGCTGGGGGCGGATGATTATATTGTAAAGCCTTTCAGTCCGCGTGAACTTGTGCTCAGGGTCAAGGCCATACTTAAACGCGCTTCCGGGGAAGGGGGCACGGAGGTCGAAACGCTGGAAGCGGGCAGGATAAAAATAGACGTGCCATGCCATAAGGTCACTGTGGACGGGAAAGAAGCGATCCTTACCCCGATGGAATTCAAGCTCCTGCTTACTTTGATGGAAAGAGCCGGACGTGTACAATCGCGAGAACGGCTTCTCAACGACGTATGGGATATTTCTTCGGATGTTACCACAAGGACCATAGACACGCATATCAAGCGGCTTAGGGAAAAACTCGGCAAGTCGGGCAAGGCGATAGAGACGGTGCGCGGGATAGGATACAGGTTCAAGAAGGGGAACTGA
- a CDS encoding ATP-binding protein: MRIKLYHKITIVLALTLALVLSVIYAYLNNNLRQYTYQRIKNNLDKDTGLLRSFLEKTPPDMSSAALDEFADIAGRDLNARVTIIGTDGNVLGDSEIKLEDLAELENHINRPEVEEALASGSGESERFSTTVQDQRLYMASIFGRPEARGVIRLSVPLSELAEVSGYLKRIAGLSFVLVFILTLIFGAVGSFFISHPLKQISDAAKEISRGDFSRRILVNTRDEVEDLATTFNDMSDQIKARIEDVTDSRSRLEAVFASMFDGVIIVDAKCRILIMNRAIRDLLSVKEDPVGRKPLEVIRNVKVQELADSVLGAEGKVGIEEISVLLPEEKKLLVHATSVIKNDKVEGAVLVFHDITDMRRLERVRQDFVANVSHELRTPITNIKGYAETLLDGALGDKDNAEEFIRIIYNDSERLANLIEDLLDLSSIESGKLALELAPCSIKDLAGRVVADIEQQANDKGIYIGIDVPDGMPAILADERLIYQALMNIVDNAVKYTEDKGSIRINAKSRDGFTECSVSDTGIGIPEQDLPRIFERFYRVDKARSRKIGGTGLGLSIVKHIIQEHGGQVFVESAPGKGSVFTFTIPNYTLIS; this comes from the coding sequence TTGAGGATAAAGCTGTACCATAAGATAACCATTGTGCTTGCCCTGACGCTGGCCCTTGTTCTGTCGGTGATCTATGCCTACCTTAATAATAACTTAAGGCAATATACATACCAGAGGATAAAGAACAATCTCGACAAAGATACCGGGCTCCTGCGGTCTTTCCTGGAGAAGACCCCGCCCGACATGTCCTCGGCGGCCCTGGACGAGTTCGCCGATATCGCCGGCCGTGACCTGAACGCCAGGGTCACGATCATTGGTACGGACGGGAATGTCCTGGGCGATTCGGAAATAAAACTGGAAGACCTCGCGGAGCTTGAGAACCACATAAACCGCCCGGAGGTGGAGGAAGCCCTCGCGAGCGGTTCGGGTGAGAGCGAAAGGTTCAGCACTACAGTGCAGGACCAACGACTGTACATGGCGTCCATCTTCGGTCGTCCGGAAGCGCGCGGGGTGATAAGGCTTTCCGTCCCGCTTTCTGAGCTCGCGGAGGTCTCGGGGTATCTTAAACGCATAGCGGGACTATCGTTCGTACTTGTGTTCATACTAACGCTTATATTCGGGGCCGTAGGTTCTTTCTTCATTTCACATCCATTGAAACAGATATCGGACGCCGCCAAGGAGATCTCGCGCGGTGATTTTTCAAGGCGTATACTCGTGAACACGCGGGATGAGGTCGAGGACCTTGCTACGACGTTCAACGATATGTCTGACCAGATAAAGGCGCGCATAGAGGACGTTACCGACAGTCGGTCCAGGCTCGAGGCGGTCTTCGCGAGCATGTTCGACGGCGTCATAATAGTGGACGCGAAATGCAGGATACTCATAATGAACAGGGCGATAAGGGATCTTTTGTCGGTCAAAGAGGATCCCGTGGGCCGGAAACCACTCGAAGTGATACGCAACGTGAAGGTCCAGGAACTTGCTGATTCGGTACTGGGAGCGGAAGGTAAGGTCGGGATAGAGGAAATATCGGTGCTTCTTCCGGAAGAGAAGAAGCTCCTTGTGCACGCGACCTCCGTCATAAAGAACGATAAGGTCGAAGGCGCGGTCCTTGTTTTTCACGACATTACCGATATGCGCAGGCTGGAACGGGTAAGGCAGGATTTCGTGGCGAACGTGTCACATGAGCTCAGGACGCCCATAACCAATATAAAAGGGTACGCCGAGACACTTCTTGATGGGGCGCTCGGGGATAAAGATAACGCTGAAGAGTTCATAAGGATCATATATAACGATTCCGAACGACTGGCGAACCTTATCGAGGACCTTCTGGACCTTTCAAGCATAGAATCGGGCAAGCTCGCGCTCGAACTCGCGCCTTGTTCCATCAAGGACCTGGCCGGCAGGGTGGTCGCGGATATAGAACAACAGGCGAACGACAAGGGCATATATATAGGAATAGACGTCCCGGACGGCATGCCCGCTATACTGGCTGACGAAAGGCTTATATACCAGGCGCTCATGAACATTGTGGATAACGCCGTAAAATATACGGAGGATAAAGGCTCCATAAGAATAAACGCGAAGAGCCGTGACGGGTTCACCGAATGCAGCGTCTCCGACACGGGCATTGGTATACCGGAACAGGACCTTCCGCGTATCTTCGAACGTTTCTACCGGGTAGATAAGGCCAGGTCGCGCAAGATAGGCGGCACCGGACTTGGTCTTTCCATCGTAAAACATATCATACAGGAACACGGCGGGCAGGTATTCGTGGAAAGCGCGCCGGGTAAGGGTTCCGTCTTCACCTTCACTATCCCGAACTATACCCTGATATCGTAA
- a CDS encoding putative porin, translated as MKKILSMILIAGALVSGFGVYTAKAGQMEILVDKLVEKGILTPYEAQIIVAEAKEEAARELAKGEAVTAPSWTQKIKIKGDVRYRNQVEWGKGLDPAHERIRNRVRARLGVEGQVNDEIDAGVLLVTGSTDPRSTNQTLDNNWQTQDIRLDQYYIDWHPALPSDIGTMDVWAGKFKNPFENTSLLWDGDICPGGIAMNYASSSFDLGNVPTTLFGNFGFLWIDELSTSQKDPLLFVFQGGTRMDVIEDWDATFGAYAAYYATSHIKNNDSYTSAAVVAGSGTNSYNADNTFKYGYDMVDVILKYDAKAIFDLKVGHGVYADLIWNTDPSKRNFAWMLGAYVGDKKPKDPGQWKAYFEWRHLEQDAVPDFMPDSDFYGYRSATGAPAGGGTNGEGPVCGIDYALFKNTVLSVKYYYTSPIDLDAGAYDQPYQLWQTDINVKF; from the coding sequence ATGAAGAAGATTCTAAGCATGATCCTTATAGCCGGGGCTCTCGTTTCCGGTTTTGGTGTGTATACCGCCAAGGCCGGTCAAATGGAGATACTGGTCGACAAACTGGTGGAAAAAGGCATACTTACGCCTTATGAGGCCCAGATAATAGTGGCCGAAGCAAAAGAAGAGGCTGCCCGGGAGCTGGCCAAGGGTGAGGCGGTCACGGCCCCGAGCTGGACGCAGAAGATAAAGATAAAGGGAGACGTGCGGTACCGGAACCAGGTCGAGTGGGGAAAGGGACTTGATCCGGCACACGAACGTATCCGGAACAGGGTAAGGGCCAGGCTCGGGGTAGAGGGCCAGGTCAATGACGAGATAGACGCGGGGGTGCTCCTTGTGACCGGGTCTACCGACCCGAGGTCCACGAACCAGACATTGGACAACAACTGGCAAACCCAGGATATCCGGCTTGACCAGTACTATATCGACTGGCATCCCGCGCTGCCTTCCGATATCGGTACCATGGATGTATGGGCCGGTAAGTTCAAGAACCCGTTCGAGAACACTTCTCTTCTTTGGGACGGGGATATCTGCCCGGGCGGTATAGCCATGAACTATGCTTCCTCGAGTTTCGATCTCGGGAACGTCCCGACGACACTTTTCGGCAACTTTGGGTTCCTCTGGATCGATGAACTCTCGACGTCGCAGAAAGATCCGCTCCTTTTCGTGTTCCAGGGCGGGACCAGGATGGACGTTATAGAGGACTGGGACGCGACGTTCGGCGCTTACGCGGCTTATTACGCCACTTCGCACATAAAGAACAACGACAGTTATACGAGCGCCGCGGTCGTGGCCGGATCGGGTACCAACAGCTACAACGCCGATAATACGTTCAAGTATGGCTACGATATGGTGGACGTCATACTCAAATACGACGCCAAGGCCATATTCGATCTTAAAGTGGGCCATGGTGTGTACGCGGACCTTATCTGGAACACGGATCCCAGTAAGAGGAACTTCGCTTGGATGCTCGGCGCGTATGTCGGGGACAAGAAACCCAAGGATCCCGGGCAGTGGAAGGCGTATTTCGAGTGGAGACACCTCGAGCAGGACGCGGTGCCGGACTTCATGCCGGATTCGGATTTCTACGGGTATAGGAGCGCGACAGGCGCTCCCGCCGGAGGCGGGACGAACGGCGAAGGCCCGGTATGCGGGATCGATTACGCTCTTTTCAAGAACACCGTACTGAGCGTAAAGTACTATTACACGTCCCCGATAGACCTGGATGCCGGCGCGTATGACCAGCCGTACCAGCTATGGCAGACGGACATAAACGTGAAGTTCTAA
- a CDS encoding PstS family phosphate ABC transporter substrate-binding protein codes for MRKYTKMIAMMVLALFMFTSNGFAKDMLQIKGSDTLINLVQKLSEVYMEEYSGKYIAVTGGGSGTGIAALMNGKCDIANASRDIKAKEITQAEARGITPKRVVVAIDGLSVIVNEDNPVDRLTVEQLGKMFRGEIKNWSEVGGDNAPVTLYGRQSNSGTFSFFMEEVLKGDYSANMKRMNGNSQIVEAIKADRTGIGYVGVGYVKKAEGITVLKVAKNASFPYASPLDEADVKSGKYPISRPLNQYINGTPKGDVLDFIKFELSPEGQAIVEEEGFFMLPKEYQDYNVKQLGS; via the coding sequence ATGAGAAAGTACACCAAGATGATCGCGATGATGGTGCTGGCCCTTTTCATGTTCACTTCGAACGGGTTCGCTAAGGACATGCTCCAGATAAAAGGGTCCGATACCCTTATAAACCTGGTGCAGAAGCTCTCCGAAGTGTACATGGAAGAATACAGCGGGAAATACATAGCCGTTACCGGCGGCGGTTCGGGTACCGGGATAGCCGCTCTTATGAACGGCAAGTGCGATATAGCCAACGCTTCGCGTGACATAAAAGCGAAGGAAATAACGCAGGCTGAGGCGAGGGGCATAACCCCGAAAAGAGTGGTCGTGGCCATAGATGGCCTGAGCGTCATAGTTAACGAGGATAATCCCGTTGACAGGCTTACCGTGGAACAGCTCGGCAAGATGTTCCGCGGCGAGATAAAGAACTGGTCGGAAGTGGGCGGGGATAACGCTCCGGTTACGCTTTACGGGCGCCAGTCCAATTCAGGGACGTTCTCGTTCTTCATGGAAGAAGTGCTTAAAGGCGACTATTCCGCCAACATGAAGAGGATGAACGGTAACTCCCAGATAGTCGAGGCCATAAAAGCCGACAGGACCGGGATAGGGTACGTAGGCGTAGGGTATGTGAAGAAGGCCGAAGGGATAACCGTGCTAAAGGTAGCGAAGAACGCCAGTTTCCCTTACGCGAGCCCTCTTGACGAGGCGGACGTAAAAAGCGGGAAATACCCGATATCGCGACCGCTCAACCAATATATTAACGGTACTCCCAAAGGAGATGTGCTCGATTTCATCAAATTCGAGCTCAGTCCCGAGGGCCAGGCGATAGTCGAGGAGGAAGGGTTCTTCATGCTTCCCAAGGAATACCAGGACTATAACGTCAAACAGCTGGGATCGTAA
- the pstC gene encoding phosphate ABC transporter permease subunit PstC, protein MRIKEKVIHGLFLFNGLLVVAVLVGIFALLVVTAVPAFQEIKIGNFLFSTRWNPTSYVENSYGILAMLVSTAMVTIGALLFAIPLGIGTAAYLSDVASPRVREIAKPVIEILAGIPSVVIGFLGIVLVGPMIAKLFHVPNGLNAVNGSVLLGVMALPTIISLSEDALKSVPKSFTEASLALGATHWQTVTRVKIPAAVSGIFASCMLGMGRAIGETMTVLMATGCAPAMPRGFLDSVRTMTSTIAIELGEVPYNTTHYYALFAVGLTLFIITFFINMIADIVLNKYQIKAR, encoded by the coding sequence ATGAGGATAAAAGAGAAGGTGATACATGGCCTCTTTTTGTTCAACGGTCTTTTGGTCGTGGCCGTTCTTGTGGGGATATTCGCGCTTCTTGTGGTTACCGCTGTTCCGGCTTTCCAGGAAATAAAGATAGGGAACTTTCTTTTCAGCACCCGGTGGAACCCGACTTCATACGTGGAGAACTCTTACGGGATACTCGCTATGCTGGTGAGTACCGCCATGGTAACGATAGGCGCGCTATTGTTCGCGATCCCGCTGGGCATAGGCACCGCGGCGTATCTTTCCGACGTGGCTTCGCCCAGGGTGCGGGAAATAGCCAAGCCTGTAATAGAGATACTCGCAGGGATCCCGTCGGTCGTAATAGGTTTCCTGGGAATAGTGCTTGTCGGTCCGATGATCGCGAAGCTTTTCCACGTGCCTAACGGGCTTAACGCGGTGAACGGCTCCGTGCTTTTAGGTGTTATGGCGCTCCCGACCATAATAAGCCTTTCGGAGGACGCCCTGAAAAGCGTGCCAAAGTCATTCACCGAGGCTTCGCTCGCGCTGGGGGCGACGCATTGGCAGACCGTGACGAGAGTGAAGATACCGGCCGCCGTATCCGGGATATTCGCCTCATGCATGCTCGGGATGGGCCGCGCGATAGGTGAGACGATGACGGTACTTATGGCCACGGGGTGCGCCCCGGCCATGCCGCGCGGGTTCCTTGATTCAGTGCGCACGATGACCTCCACCATAGCGATAGAGCTGGGAGAAGTGCCGTATAATACGACGCATTATTACGCCCTGTTCGCGGTGGGGCTCACGCTTTTTATCATAACTTTTTTCATTAACATGATAGCCGATATAGTGCTTAACAAATACCAGATAAAGGCGAGATGA
- the pstA gene encoding phosphate ABC transporter permease PstA: protein MMTIYRSRRSKKIEQDIGFMVLRACMGIVGLVLFIILWDIVTKGMGKVSWTFLTQPPRNGMTEGGIYPAIVGTFFVTLITAIMAVPLGMGCAIYLNEYARDSKLTRLIRMSIRNLSGVPSIVYGLFGVVLFVQFMDLGTCVLASGLTLGLMTLPLTITASEEALKNVPQGYRDGSLALGANKWQMIRTNVLPYSIPGMLTGTILGLSRAAGETAPILFTGAAFFLPFLPRSPFDQFMALPYHLYVMATQHHDITGVRPIAYGTALVLILLVFGMNLIAIIMRYHLRKLKRD, encoded by the coding sequence ATGATGACGATATACCGGTCCCGGAGATCAAAAAAAATAGAGCAGGACATAGGGTTCATGGTCCTCAGGGCATGTATGGGCATCGTCGGCCTTGTTCTTTTCATAATACTATGGGATATAGTGACCAAGGGCATGGGCAAGGTCTCCTGGACCTTCCTTACGCAGCCGCCCAGGAACGGCATGACGGAGGGTGGCATATATCCGGCCATTGTCGGGACGTTCTTTGTTACCCTTATAACCGCTATAATGGCGGTGCCGCTGGGAATGGGGTGCGCGATATATCTCAACGAATACGCGCGGGACAGCAAACTGACGCGGCTTATCAGGATGTCCATCAGGAACCTTTCGGGCGTGCCGTCGATAGTTTACGGTCTGTTCGGGGTAGTACTTTTCGTGCAGTTTATGGACCTTGGCACATGCGTACTCGCGTCGGGCCTTACGCTCGGGCTCATGACACTTCCCCTGACCATAACCGCCAGCGAAGAAGCGCTCAAGAACGTACCGCAGGGGTACCGTGACGGGTCGCTCGCGCTCGGGGCCAACAAGTGGCAGATGATAAGGACCAATGTGCTGCCGTACTCCATACCGGGCATGCTTACCGGAACGATACTGGGGCTTTCCCGCGCGGCCGGTGAGACGGCGCCTATACTTTTCACCGGAGCGGCGTTCTTCCTGCCGTTCCTGCCGCGGAGCCCGTTCGACCAGTTCATGGCTCTTCCGTACCATCTTTATGTAATGGCTACCCAGCATCATGACATCACGGGCGTACGGCCCATAGCTTACGGTACGGCGCTAGTGCTTATATTGCTCGTTTTTGGGATGAACCTTATAGCCATAATAATGCGATATCACCTGAGGAAGCTGAAGAGGGATTAG
- the pstB gene encoding phosphate ABC transporter ATP-binding protein PstB encodes MEKITPKVKIHTEGFNFYYGDVLALKDVDMDIYERQVIGVIGPSGCGKSTFLRTINRMNDTIPGIRTEGKMLLDGQDILGEGVDVVALRRRVGMVFQKSNPFPKSIFDNVAYGLRINGVRDKGFIARKVEESLKGAALWKEVKDRLNASAFDLSGGQQQRLCIARALAVEPEVLLMDEPASALDPTATAKIEELIHELKQRYTIAIVTHNMQQAARVSDYTAFFMLGELVEYGVTNKIFTNPSKKITEDYISGRFG; translated from the coding sequence ATGGAAAAGATAACGCCCAAGGTCAAGATCCACACGGAAGGGTTCAACTTTTATTACGGGGACGTCCTCGCGCTCAAGGACGTGGACATGGATATATATGAGCGCCAGGTCATCGGGGTGATCGGGCCGTCGGGATGCGGGAAATCCACGTTCCTCCGCACCATAAACCGCATGAACGATACTATTCCCGGCATACGTACAGAAGGAAAGATGCTCCTCGACGGGCAGGATATACTGGGGGAGGGAGTGGACGTCGTGGCGCTCAGGCGCCGTGTAGGCATGGTGTTCCAGAAGTCCAACCCGTTCCCCAAGAGCATATTCGATAATGTGGCTTACGGGCTCAGGATAAACGGTGTTCGCGACAAGGGGTTCATTGCCCGGAAGGTGGAGGAAAGCCTTAAGGGGGCGGCGCTCTGGAAAGAGGTGAAAGACCGCCTGAACGCCAGCGCTTTCGATCTTTCCGGCGGGCAGCAGCAAAGGCTTTGCATAGCCCGGGCCCTCGCGGTAGAACCGGAGGTCCTTCTTATGGACGAGCCGGCTTCGGCGCTTGATCCGACGGCCACGGCCAAGATCGAGGAACTCATACACGAGCTCAAGCAAAGGTACACCATAGCCATAGTCACGCACAACATGCAACAGGCCGCCAGGGTCTCCGACTATACCGCTTTTTTCATGCTTGGAGAACTGGTGGAATATGGCGTAACGAACAAGATATTCACTAACCCGTCGAAGAAGATAACAGAAGATTATATTTCCGGCCGGTTCGGTTGA
- the phoU gene encoding phosphate signaling complex protein PhoU has translation MERYIDDELKQLNTDLIKMATLTEEAIYRSVEALVKQDKDMAQKVIDDDNKIDELELVVEERAIELLACQQPVGFDLRFVATSIKINAEIERIADLAVNISQRVLDIAGEPPLKPLDDIPRLAEVARWMVRGTIDAFVNRDEALAKKVIYMDPEADKLRNAIQEELLFDHMMKDGTCAPRALPLYLIARHLERICDHATYIAEDVIFMVRAKQVKHHLEELDGNSG, from the coding sequence ATGGAACGCTACATAGATGATGAACTGAAACAACTTAATACGGACCTTATAAAAATGGCGACACTTACCGAGGAAGCGATATACAGGTCCGTAGAGGCCCTGGTAAAACAGGACAAGGACATGGCCCAAAAGGTCATAGACGACGACAACAAGATCGACGAACTGGAACTGGTGGTAGAGGAAAGGGCGATAGAGCTATTGGCGTGCCAGCAGCCCGTGGGGTTCGATCTCAGGTTCGTGGCGACCTCCATAAAGATAAACGCCGAGATAGAGCGTATCGCGGACCTCGCGGTCAATATTTCCCAGAGGGTGCTGGATATAGCCGGAGAGCCGCCCCTGAAGCCGCTTGACGATATCCCGCGCCTAGCGGAAGTGGCGCGATGGATGGTAAGGGGGACCATAGACGCTTTCGTCAATCGTGACGAGGCGCTTGCGAAAAAGGTCATATATATGGACCCTGAGGCGGACAAACTCCGGAACGCCATACAGGAAGAGCTTCTGTTCGACCACATGATGAAGGATGGCACATGCGCGCCCAGGGCCCTGCCTCTTTATCTCATTGCGCGGCATCTTGAGAGGATATGTGACCACGCGACCTACATAGCCGAAGACGTTATTTTTATGGTGCGCGCCAAGCAGGTCAAACATCATCTTGAAGAACTTGATGGCAACAGCGGGTAG
- a CDS encoding NAD-dependent epimerase/dehydratase family protein, producing MNILVTGAGGLIGYEAVRFFTEKGAKQVVGIDNNMRKYFFGPGGDVTHNIIALEEEHPHFKNHAMDIRDREAVAELFKEKGPFDLVIHAASQPSHDWAAREPFTDFDVNAVGTLNLLEAFRRYSPDGVFAFLSTNKVYGDAPNGVSLVELEKRYDYAEKQAVAGVSTRGISEAMTIDKSTHSLFGASKAAADILAQEYGRYFGLKVGIFRGGCLTGPQHSAVELHGYIVYIVDCAITSKLYTIFGYNGKQVRDQIHSKDVVSAIFEFYKRPKHGEVYNLGGCRENSISILETIDILKEDFGLKLNYIYTDKNRIGDHICYYSDMTKFRRDYPNWKLTISINEMIGEIVKQRTEKFHK from the coding sequence GTGAACATACTGGTGACCGGGGCCGGAGGGCTCATCGGATACGAAGCGGTACGGTTCTTCACGGAGAAAGGCGCTAAACAGGTCGTCGGGATAGACAACAATATGCGGAAATATTTTTTCGGTCCCGGAGGCGACGTAACGCATAATATAATCGCGCTCGAGGAGGAACACCCGCATTTCAAGAACCACGCCATGGATATACGCGATCGCGAGGCTGTAGCCGAACTTTTCAAGGAAAAAGGACCGTTCGACCTTGTTATACACGCCGCTTCCCAGCCTTCGCACGACTGGGCCGCGCGGGAACCGTTCACGGATTTCGACGTGAACGCCGTCGGGACATTGAACCTCCTGGAGGCGTTCAGGCGGTATTCCCCGGACGGGGTATTCGCTTTCCTTTCCACGAACAAGGTGTACGGCGACGCGCCTAACGGCGTATCGCTGGTCGAGCTCGAAAAAAGGTACGATTACGCGGAGAAACAGGCGGTAGCGGGAGTGTCGACAAGGGGTATAAGCGAGGCGATGACCATAGACAAGAGCACCCACAGCCTGTTCGGCGCGTCAAAAGCCGCCGCCGACATCCTGGCCCAGGAATACGGAAGGTACTTCGGTCTGAAGGTCGGTATATTCCGCGGCGGGTGTCTTACCGGTCCGCAGCATTCCGCGGTCGAACTACATGGCTACATAGTGTACATAGTTGACTGCGCGATAACCTCGAAGCTCTATACCATATTCGGGTATAACGGGAAACAGGTGCGTGACCAGATACACTCAAAGGACGTTGTAAGCGCCATATTCGAGTTCTACAAGCGGCCTAAACACGGGGAGGTCTACAACCTGGGTGGTTGCAGGGAGAACTCGATCTCCATACTCGAGACCATCGATATTCTCAAGGAGGATTTCGGCCTCAAACTCAACTATATATACACGGACAAGAACCGCATAGGCGACCATATATGTTATTATTCCGACATGACCAAGTTCCGCAGGGATTACCCGAACTGGAAACTCACTATAAGTATCAATGAAATGATCGGCGAGATAGTGAAACAGCGCACGGAAAAGTTCCATAAATAA